The Verrucomicrobiota bacterium genome has a window encoding:
- a CDS encoding right-handed parallel beta-helix repeat-containing protein encodes MIKLAVCLVLLSLTIVAATGANAATIVVAGSGGDYTTIAEAMQSAASGDTVLVRAGAYGESIQLKDGVTLRGEDRDTCIVVGKGASAVVGNGLGAGRIEALTLRVAPSPPGRRRTEHDVVHIVDSKIEVEACLVENGTDNGIGIYGRKSTVVVKACTCRANRAWGIFVTSRAAATIEENTCEKNGYTGIAAYGRGARATVRKNACHTNEMNGIYFRFGASGLIEDNTCERNVLHGIVVADAGRIDVRRNACTKSGRCGILLLDGATPSLEHNTCNDNEDGIKIQDKARPRTVTANTCDRNRGDGIIVMGGATATVTDCICRENKENGIIVEDKRTTGVVRQRRTTRNELSGITGLNGATALIEDNWCVENTCAGIEAGRHRPTLTVRHNTCAHNGGSGVYMWLGVTGVVENNILVSNHVFGVELWDDPTDPVVRGNLIAANTQHGMSVRRGASSVFQRNIIAFNGGAGIYYTPPEEAPAQVYTSGGYNCFFDNVGGDYVNCIAADSDLDADPMIVRNKDETWLLTEDSPCIGAGPNGENIGGLKVAGEEEADGPADEPADEPADELLTGQE; translated from the coding sequence ATGATAAAGCTTGCCGTGTGCTTGGTCCTCCTGTCGCTCACGATCGTGGCAGCCACTGGCGCCAACGCTGCCACAATCGTCGTGGCCGGGTCAGGCGGCGACTACACCACCATTGCCGAGGCAATGCAGTCCGCAGCGTCGGGCGATACGGTTCTGGTGCGCGCCGGCGCCTACGGCGAAAGCATCCAGCTCAAGGACGGCGTTACGCTCCGAGGCGAGGACCGCGACACATGCATCGTCGTGGGCAAGGGTGCTTCGGCCGTGGTCGGCAATGGCCTCGGTGCAGGGAGGATCGAGGCCTTGACGCTTCGAGTTGCACCAAGCCCCCCAGGCCGGAGGCGCACGGAGCACGACGTGGTGCACATCGTCGACTCGAAGATCGAGGTCGAGGCATGCCTCGTCGAGAACGGCACCGACAACGGTATTGGGATCTATGGCCGGAAGAGCACCGTCGTCGTCAAGGCGTGCACGTGCCGCGCCAACCGCGCCTGGGGCATCTTCGTGACCAGCCGCGCCGCGGCCACGATCGAGGAGAACACATGCGAGAAGAACGGCTACACGGGCATCGCCGCCTACGGACGCGGGGCACGGGCGACAGTCCGAAAGAATGCCTGCCACACTAACGAGATGAACGGCATCTACTTCCGCTTCGGTGCCTCGGGCCTCATCGAGGACAACACCTGCGAGCGCAATGTGCTGCACGGTATCGTCGTCGCCGACGCAGGGAGGATCGACGTGCGGCGCAACGCGTGCACCAAGAGTGGCCGCTGCGGGATCCTTCTGCTTGATGGCGCCACACCCAGCCTCGAACACAACACCTGCAACGACAACGAGGACGGCATCAAGATCCAAGACAAGGCGCGCCCTCGCACCGTCACCGCCAACACGTGCGACCGAAACCGCGGTGACGGCATCATCGTCATGGGCGGAGCGACGGCCACCGTCACCGACTGCATCTGCCGCGAGAACAAGGAGAACGGCATCATCGTCGAGGACAAAAGGACCACGGGCGTCGTCCGGCAGCGCCGGACGACGCGCAACGAGCTGTCGGGCATTACGGGCCTCAACGGCGCGACCGCTCTCATCGAGGACAACTGGTGCGTCGAGAACACGTGCGCCGGCATCGAGGCTGGCCGGCATCGTCCAACCCTGACCGTCAGGCACAACACGTGCGCGCACAACGGTGGCTCGGGCGTTTACATGTGGCTGGGGGTTACCGGAGTTGTCGAGAACAATATCCTTGTTTCGAACCACGTCTTCGGCGTCGAACTGTGGGATGACCCGACGGATCCCGTGGTTCGCGGCAATCTCATCGCCGCCAACACGCAGCATGGCATGTCGGTTCGCCGGGGTGCTTCTTCCGTCTTCCAGCGCAACATCATCGCGTTCAACGGCGGCGCGGGCATCTACTACACTCCGCCCGAAGAGGCGCCCGCGCAGGTCTACACGAGCGGCGGCTACAACTGCTTCTTCGACAACGTCGGGGGCGACTACGTGAACTGCATCGCAGCAGACTCGGATCTTGATGCCGATCCCATGATCGTCAGGAACAAGGACGAGACTTGGCTCCTGACCGAGGACTCCCCCTGCATCGGCGCCGGCCCCAACGGCGAGAACATCGGCGGCCTCAAGGTTGCCGGTGAGGAGGAGGCGGACGGACCGGCGGACGAACCGGCGGACGAACCGGCGGACGAGCTGCTCACCGGGCAGGAGTAG
- a CDS encoding DUF1638 domain-containing protein, whose product MRLKLIACDVLTREVCWSVARSPHVIDLEFTPKGAHDESDTLRAMLQSKIDAASVSPEPYNAILLAYGICGNSTVGLCARTTRLVIPRAHDCCTLFLGSKAAFSKHFGSNPSQPFSTAGYIERGDWDSLSTTTARLLGTDKTFDDYVRLYGEENARYIAETMNASLDQGESDTLVYIDVAETHNAALKAECRARAEAAGKRFVELGGSVRLLARLANGDWDPDEFLVVEPGQRVMGVYDLDEVMRAKDHTE is encoded by the coding sequence GTGCGCCTGAAGCTGATCGCCTGTGACGTGCTGACGCGCGAGGTGTGTTGGTCCGTCGCGCGAAGCCCGCATGTGATCGACCTGGAGTTCACGCCCAAGGGTGCTCACGACGAGAGCGACACGCTGCGCGCCATGCTCCAATCGAAGATCGACGCGGCATCGGTCTCCCCCGAACCCTACAACGCCATCCTGCTCGCCTACGGCATCTGCGGCAACTCGACCGTCGGTCTATGCGCGCGCACCACGCGACTTGTCATCCCGCGCGCTCACGACTGCTGCACACTGTTCCTCGGATCGAAGGCCGCGTTCAGCAAGCACTTCGGGTCCAACCCGAGCCAGCCGTTCAGCACCGCCGGCTACATCGAGCGCGGTGACTGGGACTCGCTCTCGACCACGACGGCCCGGCTGCTCGGCACCGACAAGACCTTCGATGACTACGTTCGCCTCTACGGAGAGGAGAATGCCCGCTACATCGCCGAGACAATGAACGCCTCGCTCGACCAGGGCGAGAGCGACACGCTCGTCTACATCGACGTGGCCGAGACACACAACGCCGCCCTCAAGGCCGAGTGCCGTGCCCGCGCCGAAGCCGCCGGCAAGCGCTTCGTCGAGCTCGGAGGCAGCGTGCGCCTTCTCGCCCGGCTCGCCAACGGCGACTGGGACCCCGACGAGTTCTTGGTCGTCGAGCCCGGGCAGCGTGTCATGGGCGTGTACGACCTCGACGAAGTGATGCGGGCCAAGGATCACACAGAGTAG
- the gdhA gene encoding NADP-specific glutamate dehydrogenase, which yields MITYAREVIERIVERDPSEPEFHQAVREVLDSLQPVLERHPQYRDHRILERITEPERVIIFRVPWLDDHHEVRVNRGFRVQFNSAIGPYKGGLRFRPTVNLGIMKFLAFEQIFKNALTTLPMGGAKGGADFDPKGRTDAEVMRFCQSFMTELCRHLGENMDVPAGDMGVGFREIGYLFGQYKRIRNEFSGAITGKKYDWGGSLLRPEATGYGSVYFANEMLAGRDDSIEGKVCTVSGSGNVAQHTVEKLIELGGKAVTLSDSNGVAYDPTGIDEEKLAFVKELKNVRRGRISELAEHFPGVEYAEGKRPWSIKCDCAFPSATQNEISGEDAKTLIQNGCFVVCEGANMPTEPPGIELFLKKKILYGPGKAANAGGVAISGLEMAQNAQHISWPSEEVDGRLRSIMHTIYTVISQAAEEYGDPGNYVMGANIAGFLKVADAMLDQGLV from the coding sequence ATGATAACGTACGCACGCGAGGTCATCGAGCGGATCGTAGAACGCGACCCGAGTGAACCTGAATTCCACCAGGCTGTACGAGAGGTCCTTGACTCTCTGCAACCGGTACTGGAACGCCACCCGCAGTATCGCGATCACCGCATACTCGAGCGAATCACCGAGCCCGAGCGCGTTATCATCTTCCGCGTTCCTTGGTTGGATGACCATCACGAGGTCCGAGTGAACCGCGGTTTTCGCGTCCAGTTCAACAGCGCGATCGGTCCCTACAAAGGAGGGCTGCGGTTTCGTCCGACCGTGAATCTTGGGATCATGAAGTTCCTTGCCTTTGAACAGATCTTCAAGAACGCGCTCACCACGCTGCCCATGGGCGGCGCCAAGGGGGGGGCCGACTTCGACCCGAAGGGCAGAACGGACGCGGAAGTCATGCGTTTCTGTCAATCCTTCATGACGGAGCTGTGCAGACACCTCGGCGAAAACATGGATGTTCCCGCCGGAGACATGGGTGTCGGGTTCAGGGAGATCGGCTATCTGTTCGGTCAGTACAAGAGAATCCGGAATGAGTTCAGCGGGGCCATCACGGGCAAGAAGTACGACTGGGGCGGCTCGCTCCTCCGGCCGGAGGCAACTGGGTATGGTTCCGTGTATTTTGCGAATGAAATGCTTGCCGGACGCGACGACTCGATCGAGGGGAAGGTGTGCACCGTCTCGGGTTCGGGCAACGTCGCCCAGCACACCGTCGAGAAGCTCATCGAGCTCGGCGGGAAGGCTGTGACTCTCTCCGACTCCAATGGCGTGGCGTACGATCCAACGGGAATCGACGAAGAGAAGCTCGCTTTTGTTAAGGAACTCAAGAATGTCCGCCGGGGCCGGATAAGCGAACTCGCAGAGCACTTCCCAGGCGTCGAGTACGCGGAAGGCAAACGCCCGTGGTCAATCAAGTGCGATTGCGCTTTCCCATCGGCAACCCAGAACGAGATCTCAGGCGAGGACGCGAAGACTCTCATCCAGAATGGCTGCTTTGTCGTGTGCGAAGGGGCCAACATGCCGACCGAACCCCCGGGGATCGAGCTGTTCCTGAAGAAGAAGATCCTCTATGGGCCGGGGAAAGCCGCCAATGCTGGCGGCGTGGCCATCTCCGGACTGGAAATGGCTCAGAACGCGCAACACATCTCCTGGCCGAGCGAGGAGGTGGACGGGCGCCTGCGCTCCATCATGCACACGATCTACACAGTGATCTCGCAGGCGGCTGAGGAATACGGCGACCCCGGGAACTATGTGATGGGCGCCAACATTGCAGGGTTCCTGAAAGTCGCCGATGCGATGCTTGACCAGGGATTGGTGTAA